The DNA sequence CCACCACGACCTGTGGCGGCCGGGCCGCTACACGTTCCTGTTCTTCCACGACGAGGCGGTCGCCTTCGCCGCGGGACACCGGCCGTGCGCCGAGTGCCGCTGGGCCGCGTACAAGCAATACCAGGCGGCCTGGGCGTCGGAGGCCGGCACGGCACTGCCGTCCGCGGGGGAGATGAACCGGCGGCTGCACAGCGAGCGGCTGTATCCGCGCACGCATCGGCGGCGGGTGCACGAGGCTGCCTGGTCGTCGCTGCCGGACGGCGCGTTCGCCGTCGTGGAGGGCCGGCCCGCGCTGGTGCTGGGCGACCACCTCAGCGTGTGGGGGAGCGCAGGGTACGGCGAGCGGCTGGTGCGGCCGCGGCGCGGGACCGCGGAAGTGCTGACGCCGCCGTCGACGCTCGCGGTGCTGCGGGCGGGGTACCCGGTGCAGGTGGACGACGGGGCGCGCTAGCCGCGCGAGCCATGCCAGGATGTGCGCATGTCCGCGCAGCCGCGCTCCGCTCGCCGCTCCAGCAGTCGCTCCGCTCGCCTGTCCGCCGTGCTCGCGACAGCGCTGGCGCTGCTCTGCCTCACCTCCCTCGTCGCCTGTACGCAGGCGGAACGGGTGAGCGAAGACCTCGGCGCGCGCGCATACACCGGCCGGTTCTACGCCGACGCCCCCAGCACGCCGCAGAAACCGGGGACGCTCGTCCGCTCCGAGACCGCCGTCGGCGCCCCGCGCGGCTCGACCGCCTGGCGGATCCTGTTCTGGTCCACCGATCTCCACGGCGCCCCGGTGCTCAACAGCGGCATGCTCGTCGTGCCCGACGCCCCGGCGCCGGCCGGCGGCCGCACGGTCGTCTCCTGGGGGCACCCGACCACCGGCACCGCCGAGAAATGCGCGCCGTCGAGGTCCGTCGACCCGTACGTGTGGATGGAGGGCCTCCCCGAGCTGCTCGGCCAGGGCTACGCGGTCGTCGCCACCGACTACACCGGGATGGGCGTGCCCGGCCCCGACTCGTACCTGATCGGCGACACCGCGGGACGCAACCTGCTCGACGCGGTCAGAGCCGCACGGAGCCTCCCACGCACCGATCTGGGTTCGAAGGTCCTGCTCTGGGGCCACTCGCAGGGCGGCCAGGCGGCCCTGTTCGCCGCGCAGCTGTGGAAGGCCTACGCGCCGGAGCTCGATGTGCGCGCCGTCGCGGTCGCCGCGCCGGCCACCGACCTGGCGCCGCTGCTGCGGGCGGACATCGGCGACATCTCCGGAGTCAGCATCGCCTCGTACGCGTTCGCGGCGTACTCCTCGGTCTACGGCGCGCCGGTGGAGTCCATCCTGACGCCGGCCGCGGCCCGGGCCCTGCCCGCGATCAACGGCTTCTGCCTCATCACGCAGAACGACGCCCTCCATGCCGTCGCCCGGCCGCTGGTCGGCACGTTCCTCACGGCCGACCCGGCCACCACGCAGCCGTGGCAGGACCTGCTCGCCGCCAACACCCCCGGGAGCGTCCGGCTGCCCATCCCGCTGCTGGTCGCCCAGGGCCTCTCCGACCAGCTCGTCCGCCCGGACCTGACGAAGGCCTTCGTCGATCGGGAGCTCCGGCTCGGCACCGCGGTCACGTACGACACCGTGCCGGGGGCGACCCACGGGACCATCGTGGGCAAAGCGCTTCCGCGAGTGCTCGCGTTCTTCGCGGCCGTGGGGTGAGCGGTAGGAGAGCGCGCTCTAGGACGCGACGCCCGACCCGTCGGCCTCGACAGCCTCGGCGGCCTCGGCGGCCGCGGCCGGGCGGCTGAGCGCGAACAGCCTCCTGATCGACCAGCCGAGCAGGACGATGAACAGCGCGTTGCGGACGGTCAGGATGGCCGCGACGACGGGATCCCCATCGGTGAGGGGGATGTACAGGATCGGGAAGATCAGGGTGGTCAGCCCCGCGATGACGAGGAGCAGCATCGACGGGATGCGCGCCGCGCGGGGGTCCGTCCGGATGAGCACGGCGACGACAGGGGCGATCCAGAGCACGTACTGGGGCGACCCGACTTTGTTGAACACCACCAGGGTGGTCACCAGCGCGAGGGAGCCGAGAACGACGAGAACCGGCTCGGGACCGCGAGCCCGGACCGCCCGGATCAGCAGGAATGCCACCAGCAGCAGAGCAATCGGCAGCGCGTAGCCGATGACCGCCGCGGCGACGCTGTCTCCTGGCCCGCTCACCTCCTCCGTGCTCAGGGTGTTGTTCTGCCACACGTAGGTGTTGGGCACGTGGAGGTCGGCCAGCCACAGCCAGGGCGTCGTGATCGGCGCCTCGAGCTGGAGTCCCCGCTCGGTCTGCGTGGTGAGGAACCCGGTGAGGAAGCGCGCTCCGCCGAGAGCGGCGATCGTGCCGACGACCAGCGCGGTCACGCCGAGGGCGGCGAGGATCAGCGGGCGGCGTCGGCGGAACCCGATGACCGCCGCCAGCAGCACGGCGGCCGGCCACACCTTGATCCACGCCGCCACGGTGAGGAGCGCCGCGGCGACCGCCGGCCGACGCGCCAGCACGGTGAGCGCGATGATGACGAGGGGTGCGGTGAAGCCCTCCAGGCGCAGGAGCGCGACGGGGCTCATCACCAGCACGAACGCCAGCCACCACCAGGCGGCGCGGTAGCCGGCCGTCGAGCCCTCCCGGATGAGGACGCGGACGGCCGCGCCGTTCAGCACGGTGATGAGCAGGAACCAGATCAACTGGAACAGGGCGGGCCCTGCGACGCTGGCGGCCAGCAGCGGCGCCAGCGCTCCGACCGGGTACACCCACGGCTCCGTGATGCCGGGCCACTGCCCGTACTGGAAGGCGTCCAGGACCCAGGTCCGGTAGAGCGGCAGGTCCCCGAGCGCATCCCCGGTGACGATGGCCGGCCCGAGTGCGACCAGGAACATCACGTGCAGGACGACGAACGCGGACACCAGGTTCCGTCGCTGTCCGAACCAGGACAGCGCGGGTGTCGCGACGTCGTTCTCGACAGCTTCGTACACGGCACTCACGAGGGGCGACCTCCAACCCGCGACCGCAGAGCTTCGCGACGCCGTCAGAGTACCGGTGGAGCGTGTCCCGCGGGCAGTGGCGCGGGTGTACAACAGGCCACGCTTCCGGGAACATCACGCCCGGATCATGCGACGCGGCGCCCCTAGCCGAACTGCTCCCACTGCCCCTCGGAGATCACCCGGACCTCCCCCGCGACGACGGAGATCGCCGTCTGGTCGTCGATCGCGTACGCGCGACCAGGGATGCCCGCCGCCCAGCGGTGCGCGCTCTCGCGCGTGTTGGCCGGCCAGCCCGGGTAGTCCAGGTGCGGGAAGATCGAGAAGCCGACCAGCCCCAGCGTCCCGTCGCCGCCGTCCGGCTCCCAGTCCACGAACTGGCGCCCGATGCGCGGCGTCAGCGCCATGCTTCCGGCGCTCACCCCGACCCACACGGTGTCGGGCAGCGACGGGATAAGGTCGGCCAGGCCGGACTCGCGCAGCCAGTGCGTGAGGTAGACCGCTTCGCCGCCGTCGACCAGCAGCACGTCGGCGTCGCGCACCCACGAGGTCCAGCGCTCGACGGGGATGCCCGGCAGCGCCGTCAGCTCCAGCACCCCGACCGACTTCCAGCCCAGGTCGCAGAGCCCGACGGCGTCGTCCCACTTCCCGGCGATCGACATCCAGACCGACTCGGGCGAGCACTGGGGCTGACCCCACTGCGCGGTCGGGACGAACAGGGCGCGGGACTCGGCGATCGGCTTGCCCAGGAGGTCGACCAGGGCGGCCTCGATGCTCGGGTTGGTGATCCCGCCGGAGGTGAGGAGCAGCTTCATCGTGAGCGCCTTTCGCCGGAGACGACCCGGTCCCGGGGGAGACCGTACCCGGAATCGACGCCGGGCGGAGCCCTTACAGCGCGTCCGGTGCCCCGTCCCCCATGTCGCGCGCGTCCACCAGGTCCACCGCGAGGCCGAGCGCGACCACGGCCGCGACGACGGCGGCGCAGAGGGTGACGATGATCACGAACACGCGCACGGCCCGATCCTCACCCATCGGGGCACAGAAGCCTCTAAGAACCTCACCTCCGCTTCCGGGAACAATCACCCGGATATATAGTTAACGCATATAAATCATCAGCGCGCCGACGCGCTTCCCGCTCCGGCGCGCACCTCTTGCCTGGGCCGGCGACCCACGACACCCGATACGAAACGCACGAAGGACTCTTTTGGCCCGCACCGGCATCTTCACCAAGGATCACCCGCACTACCGCTGGGTGGCGCTCTCCAACACCACACTCGGCATGCTCATGGCGACGATCAACTCCTCGATCGTCATCATCTCGCTGCCCGCGAT is a window from the Leifsonia shinshuensis genome containing:
- a CDS encoding glycosyltransferase 87 family protein — its product is MSAVYEAVENDVATPALSWFGQRRNLVSAFVVLHVMFLVALGPAIVTGDALGDLPLYRTWVLDAFQYGQWPGITEPWVYPVGALAPLLAASVAGPALFQLIWFLLITVLNGAAVRVLIREGSTAGYRAAWWWLAFVLVMSPVALLRLEGFTAPLVIIALTVLARRPAVAAALLTVAAWIKVWPAAVLLAAVIGFRRRRPLILAALGVTALVVGTIAALGGARFLTGFLTTQTERGLQLEAPITTPWLWLADLHVPNTYVWQNNTLSTEEVSGPGDSVAAAVIGYALPIALLLVAFLLIRAVRARGPEPVLVVLGSLALVTTLVVFNKVGSPQYVLWIAPVVAVLIRTDPRAARIPSMLLLVIAGLTTLIFPILYIPLTDGDPVVAAILTVRNALFIVLLGWSIRRLFALSRPAAAAEAAEAVEADGSGVAS
- a CDS encoding alpha/beta fold hydrolase, encoding MSAQPRSARRSSSRSARLSAVLATALALLCLTSLVACTQAERVSEDLGARAYTGRFYADAPSTPQKPGTLVRSETAVGAPRGSTAWRILFWSTDLHGAPVLNSGMLVVPDAPAPAGGRTVVSWGHPTTGTAEKCAPSRSVDPYVWMEGLPELLGQGYAVVATDYTGMGVPGPDSYLIGDTAGRNLLDAVRAARSLPRTDLGSKVLLWGHSQGGQAALFAAQLWKAYAPELDVRAVAVAAPATDLAPLLRADIGDISGVSIASYAFAAYSSVYGAPVESILTPAAARALPAINGFCLITQNDALHAVARPLVGTFLTADPATTQPWQDLLAANTPGSVRLPIPLLVAQGLSDQLVRPDLTKAFVDRELRLGTAVTYDTVPGATHGTIVGKALPRVLAFFAAVG
- a CDS encoding Type 1 glutamine amidotransferase-like domain-containing protein, whose protein sequence is MKLLLTSGGITNPSIEAALVDLLGKPIAESRALFVPTAQWGQPQCSPESVWMSIAGKWDDAVGLCDLGWKSVGVLELTALPGIPVERWTSWVRDADVLLVDGGEAVYLTHWLRESGLADLIPSLPDTVWVGVSAGSMALTPRIGRQFVDWEPDGGDGTLGLVGFSIFPHLDYPGWPANTRESAHRWAAGIPGRAYAIDDQTAISVVAGEVRVISEGQWEQFG